Part of the Acidobacteriota bacterium genome, GCCCGCGGTGAAGCGGTACCGATGTTCGGGGAAGGCTCGAGTCGCCGCGACTACACCTACATCGACGACATCATCGACGGCGTCGTCGCGGCCCTCGACGGCGCCTTCGGCTTCGATATTTTCAATCTCGGCGGCGCCGAAACAACCGCCCTCTCGGACCTGGTGCAATGGATCGGTGAGGAGCTTGATACGGAACCGCGGATCGAGTATCTTCCGGCCCAGCCCGGGGACGTGCCGATCACCTTTGCCGATGTCACCAAGGCGGGCCGCCTCCTCGGCTACTCCCCTCGAGTTCCCATCCGCGAAGGACTGCGCCGTTCCGTCGCCTGGTATCGAGAAAGCCGAGCCGCCGTCGGTTCCGCCTGAGTCTTGCGGGCGGCCTCGCCAACTTCCAGCTGCTGAAACTCCGAGGGACTGAAGATCATGAAAGTCTGTGTCGTAGGTAGCGGTTATGTCGGTTTGGTCACCGGCGCCTGTCTCGCCGACTTCGGCATGACCGTGACCGGCGTCGACAAGGACGCCTCGAAGATCGCGGCCCTTCACCGCGGCGAAATCCCGATCTACGAGCCGGGCCTGCGCAGCCTGGTGGCCAAGAACGAGACCGCCGGCCGGCTCTCCTTCACCACCGAGCTGGGGCCGGCCATCGAGGAGGCCCAGGCGGTGTTCATCGCCGTCGGCACGCCCCCCAAGGCCGACGGCTCGGCGGATCTCACCTTCGTCCGCCAGGTGGCCGAGTCGGTGGCCGACCATCTCAACGGCTACAAGATCATCGTCACCAAGAGCACCGTGCCGATCGGCACCGGCCAGATGATCGAAGACATCGTGCACCAGCGCACCGCCGGCCGCCAGGCCTTCGCGGTGGTGAGCAACCCGGAGTTCCTGCGCGAAGGCTCGGCGATCGAGGACTTCATGCGCCCGGATCGGGTGGTGATCGGCAGCCGCGACCCCCGAGCCCTCGAGCTGATGCGCGAGATCTACGCGCCACTGAAGGTGGCGGACGTGCCCTTCGTCGAGACCAACGTCGAGAGCGCCGAGCTGATCAAGTACGCCTCGAACGGCTTTCTCGCCACCAAAATCTCCTTCATCAACGAGGTCGCCGATCTCTGCGAAGCGCTCGGCGCCGACGTCGAAGTGGTGTCGCGCGGCATGGGTCTCGACAACCGCATCGGCCCGAAGTTCCTGAGCGCCGGGCCGGGCTTCGGCGGCTCCTGCTTCCCCAAGGACACCCGCGCGGTGGTTCAGATCGCCCACGATGCCGGCCGCCGCTTCCACATCGTCGAAGCCGTCCTCGAGGTCAACAATGCCACCCAGCGGCGCATGATCGACAAGGTCGACGACGCCCTCGACGGCGTCGCCGGCAAGAGCCTCGCCCTCCTCGGCCTGTCCTTCAAGCCGGACACCGACGACATCCGCGAATCGCCGGCCCTGACCATCGCCGCCGGCCTGGCGGAGCGCGGCGCCACCCTGCGAGTGTTCGATCCGGAGGCGATGGAGGCGTCGCAACCGATCCTGCCCCAGGCGACCTTCTGCAGCGGTCCCTACGAGGCCGCCGACGGAGCCGACGCGGTGATCATCCTGACCGAGTGGAACCAGTTCCGGGCCCTCGAGCTCGAGGAGCTGCGCCAGCGCGTTCGCCAGCCCACGATCATCGACCTGCGCAACATCTACGAACCCGCGCGGGTGGCCGCCGCCGGTTTTCGCTATGTTTCCGTGGGCCGATCCGAAGCGCGGCCGGCGGAGCAGGCAGCCGAAACCGCCGCAACGCCGGCCGTGGCCCAAGGCGGTGAAGCATGACCACTTCCCTGGTCACCGGCGGCGCTGGCTTCCTCGGCTCCCACCTCTGCGAGCGACTGCTCGCCGAAGGCCACCGCGTGGTCTGCGTCGACAATCTCCTCACCGGCCGCCTCGCCAACCTCGAGGGGGCACGCCAGAGCGACGACTTCCGCTTCATCGAGCACGACATCTCGAAGCCCCTGTTCATCGACGAGGACATCGACTACGTGCTCCACTTCGCCTCGCCGGCGAGCCCCATCGACTACCTCGAGCTGCCCATCCAGACCCTCAAGGTGGGCTCCCTCGGGACCCACAACAGCCTCGGCCTGGCGAAGGCCAAAGCGGCCAGATTCCTGCTCGCCTCGACCTCCGAGGTCTACGGCGATCCGCTGATCCATCCGCAGCCGGAAACCTACTGGGGCAACGTCAATCCGGTCGGCCCGCGGGGCGTCTACGACGAGGCCAAGCGCTTCGCCGAAGCGATGGCGATGGCCTACCACCGGGTCCACGGCCTCGAAGTGCGCATCGTCCGCATCTTCAACACCTATGGTCCTCGGATGCGGCTGCGCGACGGCCGCGTGGTGCCGGCCTTCATGCAGCAGGCGCTCACCGGCGAGCCGCTGACGGTTTTCGGTGACGGCAGCCAAACCCGTTCCTTCTGTTTCGTCGACGACCTGGTCGAGGGCATCTTCCGGCTCCTGATGAGTCGCTGCAGCGAGCCCGTCAACATCGGCAATCCGCAGGAGATGACGATCCGCGAGTTCGCCGAGAAGATCATCGAGATCACCGACAGCTCGAGCACCCTGACCTTCGAAGACCTGCCGACGGACGACCCCAAAGTCCGCCAGCCGGACATCCGGAAGGCGCGCCGAGAGCTCGACTGGGAGCCGCGCATCACTCTCGACGAAGGACTGCGTCGCAGCCTCGACTACTTCCGCCGCGAGCTCGCCGCCCGCGGCGCGCACCAGGCCTGACCGGGATCAGCCGCTGCCTCGGCCTAGCTTCGACGGATTAGAATCGCGCCATGGCGAATTCCCTCGAATCCCTGATCTTCGCCCTCGAAAAGTACCCCCAGCAGGTCGAAGCGGCGCCGCTCGCGGAGTTGCTGATCGAGAGCGCCCGCCAAACCGACAAACGACCGGCCTACGTCAAGCTGGCGGTGCCGGACGCTGTCGTCAAGAGCTTGCGCGGCTCGCGCGCTGGCGACCTGTTGCTGATGGTGCGAGTGCCCAAGGAGGTCGTCGACCGCCAGGGCAGCAGCATCATCCTGCCTGGTGAGGCGGACTAGCCCGCCCTCGAAAGGAGTCCCCCGTGACCACCGTTGCATGCAGCCGCTGCGGGCAGGAGAAGCCCGCCCTCACGCGCTCTCCCCTGCCCGGCGCCGTCGGCGAGGAGATCGTCGCCAAGGCCTGTTCCGACTGCTGGGGTGAATGGCAGAACATGGAAGTGATGGTGATCAACGAGCTGCGCCTCAACTTCATGGACCCCAAGTCCCAGAAGATTCTGCAGGGCCACATGCGGGAGTTCCTGCAGATGCCGAGTGGCGACGCCTGAGGGTCGCGGATCCCGTATCCGCTTCGCCCTCCTGATCGCCCTCGCCCTGGGCGGCTTCGTTCTCTTCCGCTGGACACCGCTGGCCGGCGTCCTCGAGAGCGGAACCCTTCTCGATCGCTTGCGCGAACATCCTCTCGCGCCGGCCTTGTTCATCGGCGCCTACGCCCTGTTATGCCCGCTGGGGGTTCCGGTCAGCCCGCTGGTGGCGTCCGGCGGTGTCCTCTTCGGCCTCGGCCCCGGCACCGCCTACAACTTTCTCGGCGCCTTCGCCGGTTCCGCCACCAGCTATGGGCTGGCGCGCTTCCTGGGGCGCGACTTCGTCTCGCGCCTGGCCCGTGGTCGTCTGCAGCGGGCGGAGCGGCGGCTGCGCCGACAGAGCTTTTGGACCCTGGTGCAGATCCGCTTCATTCCGATCCCATTCCCGGTGGTCAATTTCGGGGCCGCCCTCGCTGGCGTCCCGGCAACCCGCTTCCTCGCCGCCACCGCCGTCGGCCTGCTGCCCGCCATCGCCGTCTACACGCAGGTGGGAGCCGCCGTGGTGGCCGCCGCCGGCAGCGGCGGCGAGGCGCGTTTCGCTCCCGCCGCCGCCGCCCTCGCCGGCCTGGTGCTACTGACCTGCATCCCACGGCTGTGGATTGGCCGCAAACGCCGCCGCCGGCTGGCCGACCTCAGCCGTCAGAGAAGCGGCCGCAGACCGGCCTGAAGATGGGACACCGGTCCCCCTCGGTCAGCGAGTCGATTCGGCCCTATCGGCCGGCCGACTGGCCGGCCCTGTGGGAGTTTCTCGCGCCGGTATTTCGCGCCGGTGAGACCTACGCCTTCCCGCGGGATCTCGACCGCGACGCGGCCCGCCGACTGTGGAGCGACCCACCGCGCCGGGCCTTCGTCGCCGAAGACTCCGCCACCGGCGAGCTCCTCGGCACTTACTACCTGCAGCCGAATCACCTCGGCCCCGGTGCCCACGTTTGCAACTGTGGCTACATCGTTTCGACCGCCGCCCGCGGCCGCGGCGTGGCGTCGCGCCTGTGCCAGCACTCCCAAGAAGAGGCGATCCGGCAGGGCTTCCGCGCCATGCAGTTCAACATGGTGGCGGCGAGCAATGGCGGAGCGGTGCGACTCTGGCAGAAGCTCGGATTCGCCATCGTCGGCACCTTGCCGGGGGCGTTCGCCCATCCTCGGCTCGGCTTCGTCGACGCCTACGTGATGTTCAAGACCCTAGGAGGCTGCTGAAATAGCCTCTCCGAGTCTTTTTCGCGCCTCCTGGGCCATCTCCAGGGGCTTCAGGATTCCCCGAGGGCCTCTTCGACTTCCGGCAGGTCGATCAAGAGGGCACCGCCGACGGCCGCCGAGTCGGGGTCGAGCTCGTAGCGGCGGATCACCCGGCGGAAGACCTCGCGCAGGGCGCGAGCGCCCAGACGCGGCCGCAGTGCCGCCTCGCCGGCGATGCGCCGCACCGCCGAAGGTGACAGCGCGAGGTCGATACCCCGGCTCTCGAAATAGGCGCGGCTCTGGTGGTAGCCGGAGTCCGGCGCTTCGAGAAAGATCTCCAACAGCTCGTCGGTGCCGAGGTCTTCGAGCAGCACCACGGCGTCGAAGCGCGACAGGAACTGCGGCGTCATGCCGTAGTCGAAGAGATCCTCGTTGCGCAGCCAGTCACCCAGGGAAAAGGTCGTCTCCTCCACCACATCGCGGCCCTCGACGCGCATGCGAGCCCGCAGGGAGCCGCGATCGGCCCCGATGGTGACGCGGTCGTAGACCGCGTCGTAGAGCCCCTCGAAGGCCCCCGCGCAAACGAACAGAATGGCCGACGAGTCGAGCCGCACCCGGCCACCGCCGGCCCAGGCGGGCAGGTCGAAGGGCACCGATTCGTTCTCGATCAGGGTGAGCAGTGCCTCCTGAGCCCGAATGCCGGCGACGTTCGGCCGATCCCCGACGCGCGAGCGGATCTTGTCGACCTCGTCGACGAACACCATGCCGTGGCGCACCCGCTCGAGCAGATCACCGACCGGTGCGTCGCGGCCGAGGGCTTCCGCCGCACGATCGAGCAGACGGCCGAGAATGGTCTCGCCGGGCCGCCCGCGCTCAGCCTCCTGGGACAGGACGTTGGCGTGGATACGCACCAGGTTGGAGCGCGATGCCAGATCCGCGCGCTGCGCCAGGAAGGCTTCGACAGCGCGCATCAGGGTGGTCTTGCCGCTGCCCGAAGAGCCGATCATCAGGATATTGCCGGTGGAGAGACCGGCGAGGTGCTTGGCGAGGGCCAAGGAGAGCTCCCGTAGAGCTCCCTCCTGGCCGATGACGCGGCGCCGCAGGACATCGCAGATCTCGAGCGGCGTAGGCAGGTCGGCAGTCATGAGCCGGATTGTAAACGCCCCCGCTGAAACCTTGGCAAACGCCCGCCGTTCCTTTACATTGTCGAACTGTCATGAAACCGCTCCGCTGCCTCGTCGCCGTCCTCTTCCTCGCCACCTCGGCTCCGTGCCTCTCGGCCGATGAGGCAACCGGTCTGGCGGCGGTCCAGGAGAAACTCGAGGCCGAGCTGCCGGAAGAGGCCCTCGACGCCGTCGAAGCCATCCTGGCGCGCTCGCCGGACAACGCCCAGGCGCTCTTGCTGCGCAGCACGGCACGCCTGATGCTCGGCGACCGACAGGGTGGCCGCCAGGACCTGCAGCGCGCCCTCGAGGCCGATCCCAAGCTGCGCCGGGCATGGCTCAACCGCGCCGCCCTCGATGTCGCCGAGCAGCGCTACGACGCCGCCCTCGAGGCCTTCGTCCGCGCTGAGAAGCTCGATCCAACAGCCCTCGACAACCACCTCAACATCGGCGCCGTCGAGCTGCTCTCGGGACGCCTCAAGCCGGCATCGGAACGCTTTGCGGCCTACCTCGAAGCGAATCCCACCAACGCCGATGCTCCCTACCTGGTGGCCACCAACTACGCCCTCGCCGGCTACGCCGCCCTCGCCCTCGAGCACCTCCGCCAGGCCATCGGCCTCGACGAAGTGGCTCGCCTGCGCGCCCGCAGCGACGGCAACTTCGAGAGCCTGGTCTCGGATGCGCGTTATCAGCAGCTCCTGAGCGTCGACCGGTACCGCATTCCGGCCGAGTACTACAACGACTCGAACACCTTCGAAACGCCCTATGACAGCGCCGATCGGCGCCTGTTGACGGCGGTGATCGACACCCTCCAGCTCGCCCGGCGACCCTTCGACCCGCGGGTCGAGGTCACAGAGCGCTGGGCCCTGCTGCGCGGCGATCTGCGCATCAAGGTCTACAACTTCGGAGGCAAGGGCCTGGTGCAGGTCAGCGCCCCTCCGGATCGCTTCACCCCCAGCGAATGGCGCGCCCGCACCAAGGAGCTGTTCGAAGGCATCGAAGAGCGTCTTCTGCTCGCCAACCTGCGCAGCAAGTAGAGCGGCACGGCCCACACCCGACCGATCGCCGTTGACAAGGCCGAGCTCGAAACGTACACTTGAAAAGTACACATATGAGCCACCAACATCGCATCAACGTCAAAGAAGCCCGCCAGAGCTTCCGCGCCCTGATCGACCGCGTCGCCGAGGGCGAGGAGATCGAGCTCCTGCGCCATGGCCGTCCGGTGGCTCGCCTGCTGCCGCCCCACCGGGAGAGCAAGCAGCTCCCTTCCCTGGCCGAGTTCCGAGCCGGCCTGAAGGTGATGGGAGCCCCCCTCAGCCAGCAGATCGGCGAGCGGCGGGGAGGCCCCCACTACCCGTGAAGCTCTACATCGACAGCACCGTGCTGGCGGCCTACTACACGCCGGAAACGCTGAGCGCCTCGGCGGAGGGCATTCTGCAGGCCTATCCCCTGCCGGCAATCTCCGAGCTCGCCGAGATCGAGCTCTTTTCAGCGCTCTCGACCAAGGTCGAACGGGCCGAGCTCGCCGTCGACGACCTGCGTCGCATCCAGGCCGTTTTCCTCGGACACCTCGAGGACGACTTCTTCCAGCGCGTCGCCCTCGGGCGGCACCATTTCCGCCTCGCCCGCGAGTGGGCCGGGCGCGGCTTCGATGCCCTGCCGCCGTCGGCGAGCATCCACCTGGCAACCGCCGCCCTCGAGGAGCGGACCTTGACCACCGCCGATCCGCGGCTGATCTCCGCCGCCCGCAGCTTCGGCGTCGACGCCCTGCCCCTCGAGGCTCCGGAAGGCGTCGCCGGCGGGATGGTTCACGAAGGGAGCTGACTTTGAAGATCGAATCCGGAACCCCTTGTCTCGTCACCGGCGCCTCGTCGGGTATCGGTCGCGCCATCGCCCTCGAGCTGGCCCGTCGTGGCGCTCGCGTCGGACTGTTGGCGCGCTCCGAAGACGCCCTACAGGAGCTCGCCGCGGAGCTCGCGGAGGTTGGCGGCGAAGGCCTGGCGGTCGCCGCCGACGTACGCTCCGAAGAGCAGGTCGAGCAGGCCATCGCCCGCCTCGTGGAGGCCTTCGGCGGCCTCCGCCTGGTGGTCGCCAACGCTGGCCTGGGACGCTACGCTGCGGTCGCCGAGCAGCCCGCCGAGCACGTCGACACCACCATCGGCATCAACTATGTCGGCCTGACCCGGACGATTCGCCATGCCCTGCCCCATCTCCTCGCCGCCACCCCTTCCCACGTCGTCGGTCTGACCTCGTCGGCGGGACTCATCCCGCACCGCATGGGCTCGGCCTACTGCGCCTCGAAGGCGGCCTCGAACGCCTACCTGGCCACCCTTCGACTCGAGGTCCTGGAACGTGGCGTCGGGGTGAGCTGGATCTGCCCGGGAATCGTCGAAACCCCGTTCATCGCCAAGGCCGACCTCGACCCCAGCCAGGACCTGCCGCGGCTGGCCCGGATCTTCGTGCGCCATCTCGAGGTCGACGAGGTCGCCCGCGCCACGGTGCGCGCCATCGAAGGCAACAAACGCCAGGTGGTGATGCCCTGGATGATGCGCTTCTTCGCCTGGACCCGGCGCATGGCGCCGGGCTTCGGCGACTGGCTCAACCGAGTGACCGGGTAGCGATCGGGCCCGCACCCGGAGTCTGCCGGGGCGCGCCTACCGACGCATCACGACGACCGCCGCCGAGGCCAGGAGTACCGCCAGGAGTAGCAGGCCACCGCGCGGCAGGACCGGCACTTCCAAAGGCTGCACCACGGCAGGACAGTCTTCTGCCGCTGCCGGAACGCCCAGGAAGGGATCCCAAGAAGCCAGCCCCATCCCCCCGGCAGGGCCATCGAGCACCAGGTCACCGCTGCCCGCTGGATTCCCTGGATGGGTCGGACCGTTGGCGTCGCCCCAATAGTTGTAGCGCGCGTCGACCACCAGATCGGTCTGCAGCTCGAGGCCGGATGGCCCGTTGCTCACGAAGTCGGAACAGCTCACCCGCAGCCGATCGTTGCCGGGCAGAGCGACCACCATCGAAGCGACGGAGTTGCTCAGGGTTCGGGAGGTCAGGATGGTCCGAGGTCCCGCCAAGACGGCACCGTCCGACGCCTGGAGCCTGGCGAGGATCGTCGCCATGGCGTCATCGAAGGCGCCGAGATCGCTCTCCGGCGATGTCACCGGCGCCTCGAGGGCAGACGCCAGCGGTGCCCCGAGGTTGAAGAAGAGCCAGCCAACCTCGTTGAGCTCACTGGTGCTGTCCTGCACCTCGAAACGGCGACTCGACACGCCGAATCCGACTCCGTCGACCAGGTTTCCCGAACCAGGACCGTTCAGCGACGCGTTGGTGCGCTCGATCACGGCTCGCAAAGCGACGGCAGCGACGCCGGTGACGTTGCCCGTCGACAAACTGTCGCGCAGCGCCAAGTCATCCCCCATCAGGAACAGGCCGACTCCCTGATTTCCTTGGGCGGTGAGAAATTCACCCTCGACCAGCTCGCCGCCCAAAACAATGGCTCCACTGCTGGTCTGATTACCGACTGCCGTCACCTGGGAAGCGAACACCGTCGCCGCTGCCGCGAGGACTCCCTGCTCCGTGTTGCCATCGGCGGATACCGCATTGACGAAGACTGATCCGCCCGGGTTCGAACCTCCCGGGAAGCCTGCAGCGACGCCTGCTCCGGTATTGTCGTGAGCCGACACCGTGTCGAGGCGAACCTCGAGCTCCGCCAGCGCCACCAATCCACCATCCCCGTTGCGATGCGCCTCAACCTGGCTCACCTGCACGGTTCGACCACCGACGAAGAGTCCACTATCGCCGTTGTCCTCGGCGACCAGTTGGGAAGCGACCAGAGTCTCGGCGAAGATCCGAGCGCCGGCGGTGCCATTGCCGCGGAAATCGAGCCCTGTGGCCGTTCCCGTCGAGAAGATTCCCTGAGTGATCAAGGCCAGGACGAAGAACCCGTCCTCGGCGTTGCCCTGGGCCGAAACCCCGTTCAAGGTCAGAGCACCGCCGTCCGAAAAGGGCGTCACCAACCAGCCTTCCTGACCGTTGAAGTCGGCCCGCGATCCATCGATCACGACATCGTTCGCGACGATCGTGAAACCCGGCCCTTGATTTCTTTCGGCCGAGGAGCCGTTCACCTCGACGGTTCCGGTTTCGCTGCCCAGGAAGAAGCCGGAGTTGAAATTGAGCACCGCCTGCGAGTCATCGACCTCCAAAACCCCGGCCTGATTGGCCACCACGATGCCGTTGCCGGCAACGCAGTTGCTCGCCACCAAGCGCATCAGGCGCACCCCCTGATCGCCACCGGTCAGCGAGACCCCCGAGTCGTCCGGTGAGCGCACCTCGAGACCATCGATCAGCAGGGTCCCGGGAAAGCCGGTCGCGAAAAGGGCCGCCCCGGTACCCGGACCGCCGGAGGCTCCAGGATCGACCACGGCTCCCGGAGCGGGCTGCCCCGAAAGATCCACGGAGATGATCGAGAGATTCCCCGCGACTCCTCCGGGAAGGGCGGATCCCATGGTGCCGAGATCGACACTCTCGGCATAGGTTCCGGGAAAGACGAAGACCTGCGCCGGAGCCGGTCCGGAATTCGCCACCGCCGCGGCGAGGGTGGTGAAGCACGGGGAGTTGCCGGCGCAGGTACCGGCGCCATCGGCCCAGGTCACGGCGGCAGCCTGAGCGCCGGAACCGAGAGCGAGAAGAGAGAGCCCGAAGGTGAAGACGAGCGTTCGCATGGCTCCAGGCTAGAAGCGCCGGGCCCTGCTGCCCATCGCATAAAGATGTGAATCTTTACGCCATCCCGCCAAAAGAGTTGAACTGTCGGCCTAGACCGGGCTACCTCAGGATTCCTCGCTTGCGCGCCTGATGGAGCGCCTGCGACCGCGAGTGGACGTGCAGCTTCTCGTAGACGCTGCGGACGTGGCTCCGGACCGTGTTGATGCTGATCCCGAGGCGCTCTGCGCTGGCCTGGTAGCTGTAACCCTCGGCGAAGTGATCGAGCAAGCGGAGCTCTTGCGGCGTCAGATCGTGGTGGGCGGGCGCCGGCGGCGCCACTCGACGAAACAGCTCGACCACGCGGCGGGCGATGCGCGAGGTCATCGGGGCACCACCGTCCCGCGCCTCGCGCAGGGCTTCGAGCAAACGGTGCGGCGGAGTGTCCTTGAGCAAATAGCCGCAGGCCCCGTTGCACAGCGAGGTGAAGACCCGCTCGTCATCGGCGTAAACGGTGTACATCACGATCTCGGGGCAGGGCTCGAGAGCGCGGAGGACCGCCACGCCTTCAGGACCCGGGGTCGCCGGCAGGTCGACATCGAGCAGCACCACATCGGCCGGGCGCGCCGCCAGACCCTCGGCGGCGGCACCGACGGTGCCGTAGTCGCCACCGCAGCGGAATCCCGGCGCCCCGTCGATCAGACGCCGCAGGCTATCGCGCAGCAGGCGATCGTCGTCCACCAGGGCAACCCGAATGCAGTCGTCGTTCATGCTCTGACAGATCTATCGGATCGGTCGACGCAACGCCATCGCATCTTCATGCTCCCCGCAGGCCTTCACCGCGGCCGGCCCTGCGAACGAATGACCATGGTGAGCGATTCAGCAGCAAGCTGAAGACGACCTCCAGCCCGCCCTGCGGTGGATGGCGCAGCTCGAGCCGACCGCCCAGGCGGGCCAATCGCCGGCGCATGTTGCGCAGCCCATTCCCCGGGATCTCGGAGCCGAGGTCCGCGCCAGCGCCGCCGGAGGCCCTCGAAACACCCGCCGGCAGGCCCCTTCCATGGTCCCGAATGCTCCCCAGGAGCCGGCGACCGCGAATCGCCAGGACCATCTCGACGCGCTCCGTGCCGGCATGGCGAACCGCGTTGTGGAGCGCCTCCTTGAACACCAGGAGCAGGTGTTGTCGGTGTTCCGGCCGCAGCCGGATCTTGCGCGCCTGGGGTGCCTCCGGCGCCTGCAGGCTCCAGCGGATTCCCGCCGGTTCGAGGAGCTCACCGGCGACCTCCCGAACCCGCACCGACAAGCTCGCGAGGTCGTCGTAACGAGGTTCCAGAGACCAGACGATCTCACGCGCCCGGGCGATCAACTGGCGAGCGCCGGCAGCGATCTCGGCCAATGTTCCGTCACCCTCGCGAGCCGGCATGCGCGCCGCTTCCGCCAG contains:
- a CDS encoding UDP-glucose/GDP-mannose dehydrogenase family protein, which produces MKVCVVGSGYVGLVTGACLADFGMTVTGVDKDASKIAALHRGEIPIYEPGLRSLVAKNETAGRLSFTTELGPAIEEAQAVFIAVGTPPKADGSADLTFVRQVAESVADHLNGYKIIVTKSTVPIGTGQMIEDIVHQRTAGRQAFAVVSNPEFLREGSAIEDFMRPDRVVIGSRDPRALELMREIYAPLKVADVPFVETNVESAELIKYASNGFLATKISFINEVADLCEALGADVEVVSRGMGLDNRIGPKFLSAGPGFGGSCFPKDTRAVVQIAHDAGRRFHIVEAVLEVNNATQRRMIDKVDDALDGVAGKSLALLGLSFKPDTDDIRESPALTIAAGLAERGATLRVFDPEAMEASQPILPQATFCSGPYEAADGADAVIILTEWNQFRALELEELRQRVRQPTIIDLRNIYEPARVAAAGFRYVSVGRSEARPAEQAAETAATPAVAQGGEA
- a CDS encoding UDP-glucuronic acid decarboxylase family protein — encoded protein: MTTSLVTGGAGFLGSHLCERLLAEGHRVVCVDNLLTGRLANLEGARQSDDFRFIEHDISKPLFIDEDIDYVLHFASPASPIDYLELPIQTLKVGSLGTHNSLGLAKAKAARFLLASTSEVYGDPLIHPQPETYWGNVNPVGPRGVYDEAKRFAEAMAMAYHRVHGLEVRIVRIFNTYGPRMRLRDGRVVPAFMQQALTGEPLTVFGDGSQTRSFCFVDDLVEGIFRLLMSRCSEPVNIGNPQEMTIREFAEKIIEITDSSSTLTFEDLPTDDPKVRQPDIRKARRELDWEPRITLDEGLRRSLDYFRRELAARGAHQA
- a CDS encoding Fe(2+)-trafficking protein, producing the protein MTTVACSRCGQEKPALTRSPLPGAVGEEIVAKACSDCWGEWQNMEVMVINELRLNFMDPKSQKILQGHMREFLQMPSGDA
- a CDS encoding VTT domain-containing protein — encoded protein: MATPEGRGSRIRFALLIALALGGFVLFRWTPLAGVLESGTLLDRLREHPLAPALFIGAYALLCPLGVPVSPLVASGGVLFGLGPGTAYNFLGAFAGSATSYGLARFLGRDFVSRLARGRLQRAERRLRRQSFWTLVQIRFIPIPFPVVNFGAALAGVPATRFLAATAVGLLPAIAVYTQVGAAVVAAAGSGGEARFAPAAAALAGLVLLTCIPRLWIGRKRRRRLADLSRQRSGRRPA
- a CDS encoding N-acetyltransferase; its protein translation is MGHRSPSVSESIRPYRPADWPALWEFLAPVFRAGETYAFPRDLDRDAARRLWSDPPRRAFVAEDSATGELLGTYYLQPNHLGPGAHVCNCGYIVSTAARGRGVASRLCQHSQEEAIRQGFRAMQFNMVAASNGGAVRLWQKLGFAIVGTLPGAFAHPRLGFVDAYVMFKTLGGC
- a CDS encoding AAA family ATPase; the encoded protein is MTADLPTPLEICDVLRRRVIGQEGALRELSLALAKHLAGLSTGNILMIGSSGSGKTTLMRAVEAFLAQRADLASRSNLVRIHANVLSQEAERGRPGETILGRLLDRAAEALGRDAPVGDLLERVRHGMVFVDEVDKIRSRVGDRPNVAGIRAQEALLTLIENESVPFDLPAWAGGGRVRLDSSAILFVCAGAFEGLYDAVYDRVTIGADRGSLRARMRVEGRDVVEETTFSLGDWLRNEDLFDYGMTPQFLSRFDAVVLLEDLGTDELLEIFLEAPDSGYHQSRAYFESRGIDLALSPSAVRRIAGEAALRPRLGARALREVFRRVIRRYELDPDSAAVGGALLIDLPEVEEALGES
- a CDS encoding tetratricopeptide repeat protein; this encodes MKPLRCLVAVLFLATSAPCLSADEATGLAAVQEKLEAELPEEALDAVEAILARSPDNAQALLLRSTARLMLGDRQGGRQDLQRALEADPKLRRAWLNRAALDVAEQRYDAALEAFVRAEKLDPTALDNHLNIGAVELLSGRLKPASERFAAYLEANPTNADAPYLVATNYALAGYAALALEHLRQAIGLDEVARLRARSDGNFESLVSDARYQQLLSVDRYRIPAEYYNDSNTFETPYDSADRRLLTAVIDTLQLARRPFDPRVEVTERWALLRGDLRIKVYNFGGKGLVQVSAPPDRFTPSEWRARTKELFEGIEERLLLANLRSK
- a CDS encoding type II toxin-antitoxin system prevent-host-death family antitoxin yields the protein MSHQHRINVKEARQSFRALIDRVAEGEEIELLRHGRPVARLLPPHRESKQLPSLAEFRAGLKVMGAPLSQQIGERRGGPHYP
- a CDS encoding type II toxin-antitoxin system VapC family toxin, whose product is MKLYIDSTVLAAYYTPETLSASAEGILQAYPLPAISELAEIELFSALSTKVERAELAVDDLRRIQAVFLGHLEDDFFQRVALGRHHFRLAREWAGRGFDALPPSASIHLATAALEERTLTTADPRLISAARSFGVDALPLEAPEGVAGGMVHEGS
- a CDS encoding SDR family oxidoreductase; its protein translation is MKIESGTPCLVTGASSGIGRAIALELARRGARVGLLARSEDALQELAAELAEVGGEGLAVAADVRSEEQVEQAIARLVEAFGGLRLVVANAGLGRYAAVAEQPAEHVDTTIGINYVGLTRTIRHALPHLLAATPSHVVGLTSSAGLIPHRMGSAYCASKAASNAYLATLRLEVLERGVGVSWICPGIVETPFIAKADLDPSQDLPRLARIFVRHLEVDEVARATVRAIEGNKRQVVMPWMMRFFAWTRRMAPGFGDWLNRVTG
- a CDS encoding response regulator transcription factor, encoding MNDDCIRVALVDDDRLLRDSLRRLIDGAPGFRCGGDYGTVGAAAEGLAARPADVVLLDVDLPATPGPEGVAVLRALEPCPEIVMYTVYADDERVFTSLCNGACGYLLKDTPPHRLLEALREARDGGAPMTSRIARRVVELFRRVAPPAPAHHDLTPQELRLLDHFAEGYSYQASAERLGISINTVRSHVRSVYEKLHVHSRSQALHQARKRGILR